A window of Mycolicibacterium fluoranthenivorans contains these coding sequences:
- a CDS encoding pyruvate kinase produces the protein MPTTEPRTHIRQPIVAITVGDDPVPQTQSDAEYARQQLLEIRDDVDALLRRLPEAESTWSHWLADVAPQYQSSARNMVQYWAIRQCDLRELQARLSSFGLSSLGRSEPHVEATLHLVRAAICATLDDVWHQPIMGGVPINQGPELLQQRTRELLGPDPADRTTRIMVTLPSAAATDARLVRSLVEQGMNVARINCAHDDATAWRAMAQHVAQAAASTGRTCMIAMDLGGPKLRTGPLEPGPRVVKLKPAKNALGQIVGVARAWLTAAESPTAPPEPGMVSLPVSEQWLTRRHDGDIVHLRDTRGAKRRMVLSAVGQSASAPEGFVATVERTTYLGAATMLQVEGDQDATPLGDIPPIEQSLVLHRGDILELTKDCSPAPVLDGGIPRIGCTLPELFDRACVGQTVHLDDGRIRGRIVDTGPEVLRLQIEHAADGGSRLRAGKGVNVPGIELAIPALTDKDIADLAAVVELADLVEMSFAREPSDIAQLLDELARLGGRSLGVVLKVETRQAFEHLPQLLLTLMRHPRVGVMIARGDLAVECGYERLAELQEEILWLCEAAHLPVIWATQVLEQLARTGNPSRAEISDAAMSERAECVMLNKGPHIEDAVGVLDDILKRMADHHYKKTALLPSLHSWQPEPSPT, from the coding sequence ATGCCCACCACCGAACCCCGCACCCATATCAGGCAGCCGATAGTGGCCATCACGGTCGGCGATGACCCCGTGCCGCAGACGCAGAGCGACGCCGAGTACGCCCGGCAGCAGTTGCTTGAGATCCGCGACGACGTGGACGCCCTGTTGCGACGGTTACCCGAGGCCGAGTCGACATGGTCGCACTGGCTCGCGGACGTGGCGCCGCAGTACCAGTCCAGTGCCCGAAACATGGTGCAGTACTGGGCGATACGGCAATGCGATCTGCGCGAGCTGCAGGCCCGGCTGTCGTCGTTCGGACTGTCGTCGCTGGGCCGTAGCGAACCACATGTCGAGGCCACCCTGCACTTGGTCAGGGCGGCGATCTGCGCCACGCTCGACGACGTGTGGCATCAGCCGATCATGGGTGGGGTGCCGATCAACCAGGGCCCGGAACTGTTGCAGCAGCGAACGCGGGAGTTGCTCGGACCCGACCCAGCCGATCGCACCACCCGGATCATGGTCACGCTGCCGTCGGCGGCGGCGACCGACGCCCGCCTGGTGCGCAGCTTGGTCGAGCAGGGCATGAATGTGGCACGTATCAACTGCGCGCACGACGATGCGACGGCGTGGCGCGCCATGGCGCAGCACGTCGCTCAGGCGGCCGCGAGCACCGGCCGGACATGCATGATCGCCATGGACCTGGGTGGCCCCAAGTTGCGGACCGGCCCGCTTGAGCCGGGACCGCGGGTGGTGAAGCTGAAGCCCGCCAAGAACGCCCTCGGTCAGATCGTCGGCGTAGCGAGGGCATGGTTGACCGCAGCCGAATCCCCCACCGCACCACCGGAGCCGGGCATGGTGTCACTACCGGTGAGCGAACAGTGGCTCACCCGCCGCCACGACGGGGACATCGTGCACCTGAGGGACACCCGCGGCGCCAAGCGCCGGATGGTGCTCAGCGCCGTGGGCCAATCGGCAAGCGCACCTGAGGGATTCGTCGCCACCGTCGAGCGGACCACCTACCTCGGCGCCGCAACGATGCTGCAGGTCGAGGGTGACCAGGATGCCACGCCGCTGGGTGATATTCCCCCGATCGAGCAGAGCCTGGTCCTGCATCGCGGTGACATCCTCGAACTGACCAAGGATTGCTCGCCCGCGCCTGTCCTGGACGGCGGGATTCCCCGGATCGGCTGCACACTGCCCGAACTGTTCGACCGCGCGTGCGTCGGACAGACGGTGCACCTCGACGACGGCCGGATACGGGGCAGGATCGTCGACACCGGGCCTGAAGTACTGCGTCTGCAGATCGAGCACGCCGCCGACGGCGGATCGCGTCTGCGCGCCGGTAAGGGGGTGAACGTACCCGGCATCGAACTCGCAATCCCGGCACTGACCGACAAGGACATCGCGGACCTGGCGGCCGTGGTGGAGCTGGCCGATCTGGTCGAGATGTCCTTCGCGCGTGAACCTTCCGATATCGCACAGCTACTCGATGAGCTGGCACGCCTCGGCGGCCGATCACTGGGGGTGGTGCTCAAGGTCGAGACCCGCCAGGCGTTCGAGCACCTACCGCAACTGCTGCTCACCCTCATGCGGCACCCGCGCGTCGGGGTGATGATCGCGCGGGGCGATCTGGCCGTGGAGTGTGGCTATGAACGCCTCGCCGAATTGCAGGAGGAGATTCTGTGGTTGTGCGAAGCGGCGCACCTGCCCGTGATCTGGGCGACCCAGGTCCTCGAACAACTCGCCAGAACCGGCAATCCGTCCCGAGCCGAGATCAGCGACGCCGCGATGAGCGAACGCGCGGAGTGCGTGATGTTGAACAAGGGACCGCACATCGAGGACGCCGTCGGTGTCCTCGACGACATCCTGAAACGCATGGCGGACCATCACTACAAGAAGACAGCCCTATTGCCGTCCCTGCACTCGTGGCAGCCCGAGCCATCACCTACGTGA
- a CDS encoding DUF5994 family protein codes for MNDTLPRLRLTGRRAPSEHIDGAWWPTSKRLADELPALMAAVSDVMPHIAMVGYRRDGWIAPPSLTLDGAHPVELLEFVSSEPPTVILIGEDGHHLTLRIIDPDTDEGQAQRSLAEIPRRTADIAPAGGVHARSVHEVAKKLAEHEGRNDPARDAQILQWCQDAAVQFDEARIQTFVPILVEHIVNNRIHHEHHSATVSMDQPAATE; via the coding sequence ATGAATGACACACTGCCCCGGTTACGGCTGACGGGAAGACGAGCTCCGTCCGAACACATCGACGGCGCGTGGTGGCCGACATCGAAACGATTGGCAGACGAGCTTCCCGCCCTGATGGCCGCGGTGAGCGACGTCATGCCGCACATCGCCATGGTGGGTTACCGCCGCGACGGATGGATCGCGCCGCCGAGTCTCACGCTCGACGGCGCGCACCCGGTGGAGTTGTTGGAGTTCGTCAGCAGCGAGCCACCCACGGTGATTCTGATCGGCGAGGATGGTCACCACCTGACTTTGCGCATCATCGATCCCGACACCGACGAGGGTCAGGCGCAGCGGTCGCTGGCCGAAATCCCGCGACGGACCGCGGATATCGCGCCGGCGGGCGGAGTACATGCACGCTCGGTCCACGAGGTGGCGAAGAAACTGGCCGAACACGAGGGCCGTAACGACCCCGCGCGTGACGCCCAGATCCTGCAATGGTGCCAAGATGCCGCCGTCCAGTTCGACGAGGCCCGCATCCAGACGTTCGTGCCCATTCTGGTCGAGCACATCGTCAACAATCGGATCCACCACGAACACCACTCAGCGACGGTATCGATGGATCAACCGGCCGCCACGGAGTGA
- a CDS encoding cysteine hydrolase: MDWNRSDTAVVFIDPQNDVLSPTGINWAATGASVTENNTVAHMLAIFQAAQAASFGMFISPHYFYPTDHRWLFNGSLEADELRTGTFDRPGPLNLDGLPGSGADWLEEFKPYINDPATVVVSPHKVFGSQTNDLVLQLRKRRINKVLLGGMLANMCVESHLRDLLEQGFEVYVIRDAVAGPRHPEWGDGYQAALINYAFLAHGVVWTDDVVAAMRAAI; encoded by the coding sequence ATGGACTGGAACCGAAGCGACACCGCCGTGGTGTTCATCGACCCGCAGAACGACGTGTTGAGCCCCACCGGGATCAACTGGGCGGCCACCGGCGCCAGCGTCACCGAGAACAACACCGTCGCGCACATGCTCGCCATCTTCCAAGCCGCGCAGGCCGCGTCGTTCGGGATGTTCATCTCACCGCACTACTTCTATCCCACCGATCACCGCTGGCTTTTCAACGGCTCACTGGAGGCCGACGAACTACGCACCGGCACCTTCGACCGGCCGGGACCCCTGAACTTGGACGGGCTCCCCGGCTCTGGAGCGGACTGGCTCGAGGAGTTCAAGCCCTATATCAACGACCCGGCCACGGTCGTCGTCAGCCCGCACAAGGTATTCGGTTCGCAGACCAACGACCTGGTGCTGCAGTTGCGGAAACGCCGAATCAACAAAGTTCTGCTGGGCGGCATGCTCGCGAATATGTGCGTCGAATCGCACCTGCGCGATCTGCTCGAACAAGGCTTCGAGGTTTACGTCATTCGCGATGCCGTCGCCGGCCCGCGCCACCCCGAGTGGGGGGATGGCTATCAGGCAGCTCTGATCAACTACGCCTTTCTCGCCCATGGGGTGGTCTGGACCGACGATGTCGTCGCTGCCATGCGGGCCGCGATCTAA
- a CDS encoding zinc-dependent alcohol dehydrogenase family protein has translation MRAAVLTAYNAPLQISEIPDPAPGPGEVLVRVAASGVNPLDTKIRRGAAAHAKMAPPAVLGIDMAGTVEAVGAEVDHFGVGDQVFGMTGGVGGVAGSLAELATVDARLIAHKPTALSMEQAAAIPLGFITSWEGLVDRAGVAAGHQVLIHGGAGGVGYLAVQLALARGAQVFATGGPASQEVIRRVGATPIDYTASTVDDYVDEHTGGEGFDIVVDNVGGATLDASFTAVKRYTGHVVSALGWGTHSLAPLSFRGATYSGVFTLLPLLTGEGREHHGHIVAQAAALADARRLVPRLHSATFALGEVNDAYQVVENGSATGKVVVQPHA, from the coding sequence ATGCGCGCTGCAGTCCTGACCGCTTACAACGCCCCGCTGCAGATCAGCGAGATCCCCGATCCGGCACCCGGTCCCGGTGAAGTCCTGGTGCGGGTCGCGGCAAGCGGGGTGAACCCGCTCGACACCAAGATCCGCCGAGGCGCGGCGGCGCACGCGAAGATGGCTCCACCGGCCGTTCTCGGCATCGATATGGCCGGGACGGTGGAGGCGGTAGGGGCAGAGGTCGATCACTTCGGCGTCGGCGATCAGGTATTCGGCATGACCGGCGGAGTCGGCGGCGTGGCGGGCTCACTGGCCGAGCTGGCCACGGTCGACGCGCGGTTGATCGCCCATAAGCCCACAGCGCTGTCGATGGAGCAGGCCGCGGCGATTCCGCTGGGCTTCATCACCTCCTGGGAAGGGCTCGTCGACCGTGCCGGTGTCGCTGCGGGCCACCAGGTGCTGATTCACGGCGGCGCCGGCGGGGTGGGGTACCTCGCGGTGCAGCTCGCCCTCGCCCGCGGCGCGCAGGTGTTCGCTACCGGGGGGCCCGCCAGCCAGGAGGTGATCCGCCGGGTCGGCGCGACTCCCATCGACTACACGGCAAGTACCGTCGACGACTACGTCGACGAACACACCGGCGGGGAGGGCTTCGACATCGTCGTCGACAACGTCGGCGGCGCCACCCTCGACGCCTCCTTCACCGCGGTCAAGCGCTACACCGGACACGTCGTCAGCGCATTGGGTTGGGGCACACACAGTCTGGCACCCCTATCCTTCCGCGGAGCCACCTACTCCGGCGTGTTCACCTTGCTTCCACTACTGACCGGTGAGGGTCGCGAACACCACGGGCACATCGTGGCCCAAGCCGCCGCACTGGCCGACGCGCGACGATTGGTCCCTCGGCTACATTCGGCGACCTTCGCACTAGGCGAGGTCAACGATGCCTATCAGGTCGTCGAGAACGGCTCTGCCACAGGCAAAGTGGTGGTGCAGCCGCACGCCTAG
- a CDS encoding alpha/beta hydrolase, with amino-acid sequence MTSTTRPDVDPNLKALLDAVPLEFTQEDGVELARERLRAVKPPSALLPQLRIEERTVGYGELTDIPVRIYWPPVEQHDDLPVVVYYHGGGWAIGDLDTHDHVARAHAVGAEAIVVSVDYRLAPEHPFPAGVEDAWAALRWVGEHAAELGGDPARIAVAGDSAGGNFSAVMALRARDAGGPPLVFQLLWYPVAVGDRSAPSFLENADAYILNQAVSDAFLSWYLPGVDLDDPAALPTDVAPANAASLADLPPAFIGTAGHDPLRDDGGRYAELLTAAGVSVQHSNEPTMVHGYVSLALASPAATEATERGLTALRAALHG; translated from the coding sequence ATGACGTCCACGACGAGGCCCGATGTCGATCCGAACCTGAAGGCCCTGCTCGATGCCGTGCCCCTGGAGTTCACCCAGGAGGACGGGGTGGAGCTGGCCCGCGAACGGCTGCGCGCGGTGAAACCGCCGTCGGCACTGCTACCGCAGCTGCGGATCGAGGAACGCACCGTCGGATACGGGGAGCTCACCGATATCCCGGTGCGGATCTACTGGCCGCCGGTGGAGCAGCACGACGATCTGCCGGTGGTCGTGTACTACCACGGCGGCGGCTGGGCGATCGGTGACCTGGACACCCACGACCACGTGGCCAGGGCCCATGCGGTCGGCGCCGAGGCCATCGTCGTCTCGGTCGACTACCGGCTGGCACCGGAACATCCGTTCCCGGCGGGTGTCGAAGATGCCTGGGCGGCACTGCGGTGGGTGGGCGAGCACGCCGCCGAACTCGGCGGTGACCCGGCCCGCATCGCGGTGGCCGGCGACTCCGCGGGTGGCAACTTCTCGGCCGTGATGGCGCTGCGGGCCCGCGACGCCGGCGGGCCACCGCTGGTGTTCCAGCTGCTGTGGTACCCGGTCGCCGTGGGTGACCGCAGCGCCCCGTCCTTCCTCGAGAACGCCGACGCCTACATCCTCAACCAGGCGGTCAGCGACGCGTTCCTGAGTTGGTATCTGCCGGGGGTCGATCTCGACGATCCGGCCGCGCTGCCCACCGACGTGGCGCCGGCCAACGCCGCATCGCTGGCCGACCTGCCACCGGCGTTCATCGGCACCGCCGGGCATGACCCGCTGCGCGACGACGGCGGCAGATACGCCGAACTGCTCACCGCCGCTGGGGTTTCCGTGCAGCACAGCAATGAACCGACGATGGTGCACGGGTACGTCAGCCTGGCGTTGGCCTCTCCCGCGGCGACCGAGGCCACCGAGCGCGGGCTCACCGCCCTGCGGGCGGCGCTGCACGGGTAG
- a CDS encoding alpha/beta hydrolase — MPESGTERPALDAILEKVLEAVPFQLTMDGGPEAARERFRALPRRPVHPDLRTEDRIIADVPVRIYWPDTTGATESGSRPPVSIPESLRSRPPVTLFFHGGGWVIGDLDSYDGTAREHAVAAGAVVVSVDYRLAPEHPYPAAVDDVWAVTQWVAAHAGELGADPERLAVAGDSAGGNLAAVVALLARDAGIPLRLQLLWYPATTWDTSLPSFSENADAPILGRGDIGGFSLLYAGDTDLRNPPATLVPARAESLAGVAPAYIAVAGYDPLRDDGVRYGELLESAGVPAEVHHAQTLVHGYLGYHGVVPAATDAVDRGLAALRAALA; from the coding sequence ATGCCTGAATCCGGTACCGAAAGACCCGCCCTGGACGCCATTCTGGAAAAGGTACTGGAAGCGGTGCCGTTCCAATTGACGATGGACGGTGGTCCGGAGGCGGCCCGGGAACGGTTCCGGGCGCTGCCGCGCCGCCCGGTGCACCCGGACCTGCGGACCGAGGACCGCATCATCGCGGACGTGCCGGTCCGGATCTACTGGCCTGACACCACCGGGGCAACAGAGTCCGGGTCCCGCCCGCCGGTGTCGATCCCCGAGTCGCTCCGCTCCCGCCCGCCGGTGACCCTCTTCTTCCACGGCGGCGGCTGGGTGATCGGCGACCTGGACAGCTACGACGGCACCGCACGCGAACACGCCGTCGCCGCCGGTGCGGTGGTGGTGTCGGTGGACTACCGGCTGGCCCCCGAGCATCCGTATCCGGCCGCCGTCGACGATGTCTGGGCGGTGACGCAATGGGTGGCCGCCCACGCCGGTGAGCTCGGGGCCGATCCGGAACGCCTTGCCGTGGCCGGTGATTCGGCCGGCGGCAACCTGGCGGCCGTGGTGGCGCTGCTGGCCCGCGACGCCGGCATCCCGTTGCGGTTGCAGCTGCTGTGGTACCCGGCCACCACCTGGGACACCTCACTCCCCTCGTTCAGCGAGAACGCCGACGCCCCGATCCTGGGCCGGGGGGATATCGGCGGGTTCTCCCTGCTGTACGCCGGCGACACCGACCTGCGCAACCCACCGGCCACGCTGGTCCCGGCCCGCGCCGAATCCCTGGCCGGGGTGGCACCCGCCTATATCGCGGTCGCGGGCTACGACCCGCTGCGCGACGACGGTGTGCGCTACGGCGAACTGCTGGAGTCCGCGGGTGTGCCCGCCGAGGTCCACCACGCCCAGACCCTGGTGCACGGTTACCTCGGCTATCACGGGGTGGTGCCGGCCGCGACCGACGCCGTCGACCGCGGGTTGGCCGCGCTGCGGGCCGCGTTAGCCTGA
- a CDS encoding lysoplasmalogenase yields MATPYAARATRLLWVLALVAGAGYGVFLVTVAARVPAGAELTGQFALQPAVKAGAAVLLAAAALWHPVTRERRWLVPALGFSAAGDFLLALPWWPPSFVLGLAAFLLAHLCFLTALYPLARRSPVRLAAAGAVLVACVALLVWFWPSLLAQGMAAPVVVYIGVLGAMVCAALLARLPTPWTALGAVCFAVSDGMIGISKFVLGSEQLAVPIWWAYCASLLLITAGFFFGRER; encoded by the coding sequence ATGGCAACACCGTACGCAGCGCGCGCGACCCGGCTGCTGTGGGTGCTGGCGCTGGTCGCGGGTGCGGGCTACGGCGTCTTTCTCGTGACGGTGGCGGCCCGGGTCCCCGCGGGCGCCGAACTGACCGGACAGTTCGCGCTACAACCCGCGGTCAAGGCCGGTGCGGCCGTGCTGCTCGCGGCGGCGGCACTGTGGCATCCGGTCACCCGGGAGCGGCGCTGGCTGGTGCCGGCGCTGGGCTTCTCCGCGGCCGGGGACTTCCTGTTGGCACTGCCGTGGTGGCCGCCGTCGTTCGTGCTGGGCCTGGCGGCCTTCCTGCTGGCTCACCTGTGCTTCCTGACCGCGTTGTACCCCTTGGCGCGGCGCAGTCCGGTGCGCCTGGCGGCCGCCGGGGCGGTGCTCGTCGCATGCGTGGCACTGCTGGTGTGGTTCTGGCCGAGTCTGCTCGCGCAGGGGATGGCGGCACCCGTGGTGGTCTATATCGGTGTGCTGGGCGCGATGGTGTGTGCCGCGCTGCTGGCCCGGCTGCCGACGCCGTGGACGGCGCTGGGTGCGGTGTGCTTCGCGGTGTCCGACGGGATGATCGGGATCAGCAAGTTCGTGCTGGGGTCCGAACAACTGGCGGTGCCGATCTGGTGGGCCTACTGCGCGTCGCTGTTGTTGATCACCGCCGGCTTCTTCTTCGGCCGCGAGCGGTGA